The following proteins are encoded in a genomic region of Magnolia sinica isolate HGM2019 chromosome 1, MsV1, whole genome shotgun sequence:
- the LOC131221216 gene encoding dehydration-responsive element-binding protein 2F-like: protein MDNSRQLPLKTWKKGPTRGKGGPQNASCEYRGVRQRTWGKWVAEIREPKKRRRLWLGSFSTAEEAAMAYDEAAIKLYGPEAYLNLPHLHLSFDSPTNPQKFQWFPSRNFVSMFPSYGLLNLNGQHNVHAIHQKLQELKNSSSQNQPPTHERKSQFSDADAKAYLENPVIKDEEVEFSPEYPLAGQDERPQIDLTEFLQQLGLLREENGSNSSDVLPAESSQENDRVVAEIVDLDQQSFNWDTLVDMHGIGDHQGAEVGSFQVDDIRELSLPASIWDL, encoded by the coding sequence ATGGATAACTCCAGACAACTGCCACTCAAGACATGGAAGAAAGGCCCAACAAGAGGGAAGGGTGGCCCACAAAACGCCTCATGTGAATACAGGGGCGTCAGGCAGAGAACTTGGGGCAAATGGGTGGCTGAGATTAGAGAACCTAAGAAGAGAAGAAGGCTCTGGTTGGGCTCCTTTTCGACAGCCGAAGAAGCTGCCATGGCCTATGATGAAGCTGCTATAAAGCTGTATGGGCCTGAAGCCTATCTCAACCTACCCCACCTCCATTTGAGCTTTGATTCTCCAACTAATCCGCAGAAGTTCCAATGGTTTCCATCCAGGAACTTCGTTTCGATGTTTCCTTCATATGGGTTGCTTAATCTGAATGGACAACATAATGTTCATGCCATTCATCAAAAGCTCCAAGAACTGAAGAACAGCAGTAGCCAGAACCAACCTCCTACCCATGAGCGGAAATCCCAATTTTCAGATGCAGATGCAAAAGCCTATTTAGAAAATCCAGTAATAAAAGATGAAGAGGTGGAGTTTTCACCTGAATATCCATTGGCAGGTCAGGATGAGAGGCCTCAGATCGATCTAACAGAATTTCTTCAGCAGTTGGGTCTACTGAGAGAAGAGAATGGATCCAATAGCAGCGACGTGTTGCCAGCAGAATCTTCACAGGAGAACGATAGGGTGGTGGCGGAGATTGTGGATCTCGATCAGCAATCTTTTAACTGGGACACATTGGTGGACATGCATGGTATAGGAGACCATCAAGGAGCTGAAGTTGGGAGCTTTCAGGTCGATGATATACGTGAACTGAGCTTGCCTGCTTCTATATGGGATCTCTGA